The DNA region CGACTCCTTGGCCGTGCTGCAGGCGGAGAACGAGCGACTGATTGCGCTCCTGGAGGCAAACGGGATCGAGTGGCGTCCGACGCCTGAACCCAAAACGTCTCCTCCGCAACCCGAATCGTCGCGGTTCTCCACCGAGGCGAAAGTGGCACTCTTTCGCCGGCGGTTTCAGGGTCGCACGGATGTCTACCCTGTGCGCTGGGAGAGCAGGACGACTGGCAAGTCGGGTTACGCACCTGCCTGCGCGAACGAGTGGCGCGCCGGAGTTTGCGAGAAGCCACGAATCAAGTGCGGAGACTGCCCGAATCGCTCATTGATCCCGCTTTCGGACGCTGCCATCTACGCCCACTTGGTCGGTGACCAGACGATCGGTGTTTACCCGCTGCTGGAGGACGACAGCTGTTACTTCCTCGCGATCGATTTCGACAAAGCCGAGTGGAGAGAGGATGTTCGAGCCTTCGCCGGTTCGTGCGCCGATCTCGGCGTTCCGGTTGCGGTCGAGACTTCTCGCTCGGGAAACGGGGCGCACGCCTGGATCTTCTTCGCAAATCGCGCATCGGCCCGGGACGCCCGTCGGTTGGGCACGGCCATCATCAGTCAGACCTGCGCGCGCACGCGGCAACTGGAACTCTCGTCTTACGACCGACTGTTTCCCAATCAGGACACCATGCCCAAGGGCGGCTTCGGCAATCTGATCGCCCTGCCGCTGCAGAAGAAGCCTCGGGAGAGCGGCTTCACTGTGTTTGTCGACTCCGACCTGCGACCACACCTGGACCAGTGGGAGTTCCTGGCGTCGATCCAGCCGCTGTCGCCGCACGACATCGAGCCGACGATCGTTCGGGCCACAGGCGGCGTGCATCCCCTCGACGTGACCTTTGTCGACGATGAGGATCTGGCGACGCCGTGGAAGCGCACTTCGTCACCGCCTGCGAAGATCCCGGGCGCGATGCCGAAGTCACTCACCGTGACCTTGGCGAACCTCGTCTACTTCGAGAAGGCCGAGCTCCCTCAGCCATTGGCCAACCGCCTGATTCGCCTCGCGGCGTTTCAGAACCCGGAATTCTACCGGGCACAGGCCATGCGGCTGTCGGTGTGGGACAAGCCGCGGGTGATCGGTTGCGCCGAGAACTATCCCCGTCACATTGCACTGCCGCGCGGCTGCCTCGATGCCGCGCAGGACTTGCTGCGTGAAACCTCAATCCGCTGTGATCTGAGGGACGAACGCAACGCCGGCGAGCCGATTGATGCCCGTTTCGTCGGGACGCTTCGAGCTGATCAGGAGGCGGCTGCTGCCGCGATGCTCCATTACGACGTGGGCGTGCTGTGCGCCCCAACCGCATTCGGCAAGACCGTCACCGCTGCCGCGATGATCGCGCGCCGTGGCGTAAACACCCTGGTGCTGGTGCATCGAACCGAACTGCTCAAGCAGTGGCAGGAGAGATTGCAGACGTTTCTTGGTGTGTGCGGGGATGTGGTCGGGACCATCGGCGGCGGCAAGGCAAAGCCCACCGGCAAGATCGACATCGCGGTGATGCAGTCGCTGTCCCGCAAAGGCGAGGTCAATACCCTCGTCGAGAACTACGGCCACGTCATCGTGGACGAGTGCCATCACGTCGGCGCGGTGTCTTTCGACGCCATCCTGAAGCGATGCAAGGCCAGGTACGTGCTCGGCCTGACCGCCACGCCGATCCGGCGTGATGGTCAGCAGCCGATCATCTTCATGCAGTGTGGACCGATCCGGCACACGGCGGCGCGACCTCTCGACGTCCTCCACGACCTGGAGGTGCTGCCTCGATCATGCTTTGCTCGAATCGATCTGTCGCCGCAGTCTGGGATTCAGGAGGTGTTTCGGCACCTCGCGAACGATCGGGCGCGGACAGCGGCAATCGCCGCAGAAATCAGGAATGCGTTCGATCAGGGCCGCAAGGTGCTGGTCCTAACCGAGCGCACCGAGCACCTCGACGCCATCCAAGTGGCGTTGGGTGCAGAGGCCCCGCCACGTTTCGTTCTTCACGGACGGATGTCCAGGAAACAGCGCGCCACGCTCATCGCAGAACTCGATGCGCTGCCACCCGATGCGCCGCGTATTCTGCTCGCCACCGGCAAGCTAATCGGCGAAGGATTCGACCATCCGCCCCTCGATACCCTGGTCCTGGCGATGCCCATCTCGTGGAAGGGAACGTTGCAGCAGTATGCTGGCCGGTTGCATCGAGAGCACGCCGACAAGGCCAGCGTTCGGATCATCGACTTCGTGGATGCCGGGCACCCGGCTCTACTGCGAATGTGGGACAAGCGCCAGCGCGGCTACCGTACGATGGGCTATCGGATTGCCGAAGCGCAGACCGTCATGCAGGTCATGCCTCGATCGATACATCCGAACGCGCCTTGATTGATGCACCTGACGGTAAAAAAACAGGCTGAGAAGTGAGTCGGGACAACAGCCTATGGCGTTTGATGCCGGCCCGTCTTGGTCGTGTCCCTTGACCGAGATGAACGCGCGTCGATACGATCACCGACGGTCCTGGGACTCGATAGAAGTCGATAGATCTCGAAAGCAGGCCATCATGGACGCGCCGACGGTTCTCGATAGATGTCGATCGATGGTGAAAGCTGCGCGAGGGGATCCCACTCGAAGTGGCGGTACATCTGACGGTAAAACCAACGCGGTTCGACGCGTTGCCCAAGCGAATCAACGGCTTGCATAAGCTGTTGACGATCGAGTGGGAATGAAACCCGGACCTTTGGGGGAGCCGAACGACTCCATAACTCAATGATCTAGCTAGAAAGGATGGCGAAAGCCACGCTGTACAAGAGTCCTCAGGCAGGATCTGACGTTCATTCGAGTACTTACTAAAAATCACCTAGGCAGGTCACCGTTTCCACTCGTCCCGCCACACATCAAGTGGAATTGGTGCGCTCAGTCCGTTCCGTCTCTTGGCACGTTGGCGCTCTTCTTGATGCATGGCGAGGGATAGGTACACAAGCGCTGACCGGGCCAGTTGCAGGAGCCGCAATGTCTTGGTCTCCAAGTCTGAGCGCGTAATGCGGTAGGCCAAATTGTCGTGGAATAGGGAGCCACCCGCAGGAACGGATGTCATGTGCACCTTTACGTATTTGTGCTCAAGGTGGTTTCGAAGTTCGGCCAAGGCACGAGCGTCGGGTTCTGTCGTACCCTTCACGTCCTTTTCGAAGAGATCTTTACTGAGCCAGTACAAGCCACGAAGCGGCCAGTTTTCTGACTTGGCGATAGGAACGCGCAAGGGCCCACCCTCCTTCTCGCGCCAGATCGTCCTAAAGCTGATTTGGCGTTCGGCGACACGCAAACCGAGGTAGAAATTAAGGAAGTACGCGATCTTGTCGAAGATCGAATAACCCAGCCGAAAGGCCGTTTTCGCCTTCTCGACTGAGAGTCCATACGATGGATAGTCGAGCGTGTTGAACAGCAATACACCGCGATCTGAGAAGTGCATTTCTTCCGAGTGCATCGCTTCCCACAACAACCACCGCGCTGAGGCGAACAACTGCTTGAGTTCGTTGAACATCCCGGTAACGATCGGCGGTTCGCCCGCCGGCAGCACGAAACTCGGCAGGCTCAGGATGTCTTGGGCGGCGATCGGTGCAGGATCGACATCGTTCAACGGATTGAGAAACAGCGTGTGCTTCAAGCACCAACGTCGATAAACCTGTTCCGTTTGCCCTTGGCCAAATGGCCAAGCCATCGGCTCGTATGACTTACGGATAGCGTCTAGGTCGTAGCGCTGAGCAATTTGCTCGGCCCGTTGCTCAAACACTTCCCGCAAGCCGCGATCGTCTAAAGACCCGTGTGTTTGTGCAGCTTCGGCTAGGTCATCGTGAGCTCGAAGAGCGAACACACCTTCATGTCCTGCGTCATAGAGTGCCGACGCGTAGAACATAAGCCCGCCACCCCGATTCGCCCGTGCCATCCAGAACTTGGGGTCAATGGCTAGCGCTGAACTCCAGCATGCGCGGGCGTCAACGAAACGGCCGACTGTATCAAACTGATTACCGAGATTGGTCAGAATCTGGCATTGCCGAGTCGGTTCAATCGCGGCAAAACCAGGGCCTTGCGCCGCACGACGCAGCAAGAGTATCTGCTGTTGGATCTCGGGTTGCTCGAAATCCCACAATCTGTCGCGTTCTCGGTAACGTCGCTGGTATCGGCATGCCCATGCATTGGCGCGAAAGTAGTCGAGTAACGTCCGGTGCTCATCTCTTAAACCGCAGGCTTCCAGTTGGTGCGCAAGTTCAAGTGCGTGTTCGACGAGGTCCAGATTGTCGGTATCGCAAGCCAGATCTACCAAGTCGCCTATAGTGTCCAGTGCGTTCGTGGCAGGTAGCCCGTCTAGATTCGGTTTATCGACGTTCTGGTTTTCCATCACACCATTCTCCCGCTTCACGATGAACTGGAGCAGCAATCCGGCTATCGCAACCTTCTCGAAGTGAGGTGGTGGAACAACAGTTCCACGCTGCCGTAAGTGCGATCTGGTTGGGGTCTATTCATTACGGCCGGCAGAAACAGGTGATATCCGCGCTCAAGCGGCCTCCCCAGCCGCCGCCGCACTGACCGTTGCCGGGCGCGAACGCGGGAGGAAGTGTCGCAGCGCCGGCGTGGTGAGCACGGTGCTGAAGATGGCCATGATCACCAGGATGGTGAACATGGGCTGGGAGATCACGCCAAGTTGGTAGCCGACGTTGATCACCACCAGTTCCATCAGCGCGCGGGTATTCATCATGAAGCCGAGGATCGACGATTCGGCGTGGTTGAAACCGGAGAATCTGGCGGCCAGGTAAGCCGCGCCGAGCTTGCCCACCGTCGCGAGCAGCACGGTGGCGGCGCACCATCCCCAGCTTGCGAGCGAGTCGAGCGAGCCGATGGACGTGAGCAGTCCGGTATACGTGAAGAAGATGGGCAGGAAGAACACGTTGACAAAGTCGCCGATGCGCTCGCGCCAGGCGTGGACGAACTCGGTCTCGTCGAACAGCAGCACGCCCATCATGAATGCGCCGAAGATGGCGAAGATGCCGACGCCGTAGGTGGCCATGGCGGCGGTGAAGATGACGGCCAGCATGAGTCCCAGCAGGTTCGGCGGCAGGCGCCCGTGGCGCGGCGGCATTGCGCGCACCGCACGCTTGAGCAGCGGTCGCACCAGCCAGGTCGACGCGCAGACGAAGAGCGCCACGGCGCCGACGCGTGCAGCGAACAGCGTGCCGTCCCATTGCGAGGCCGCGAGCGCGGTGACGAGCGCCAGCAGCAGCCAGCCGATGACGTCGTTGATGGCTGCGGCGCTGATGGCGATCACGCCCAGCGGCGTGCGCGTCAGGTCGAACTCAAGCATGATGCGGCCAAGGATGGGCAGCGCCGTGATCGAGAACGCCGTCGCGACGAAGAGCGCCGAGTTGAAACGATCTGCCTGCGGCGAGAGCACCGGCGCCGCGGCGTAGCCGAGCGCGAGGCCAAGGGCAAACGGCGCGACGAGGCACGACAGCGAGACCGACAACACGGCCTTGCGATTCAGTCGCTCCGCCAGATGCTCGAAGTCGAATTCGAGGCCGATCTGGAACATGAGCAGCACCAGCCCCAGGCTCGACAGGATCTGCAGGGGTTCCGGCGATGCCGAGCGGAACACGAACGCGAAGGACTGCGGCGCCAGCAATCCGAAGAGCGACGGGCCGAGCAGAATGCCCATGACGATCTCGCCGACGGCGGCTGCCTGGCCGACGCGGCGCGCGAGGATTCCACCTACACGACCGGCCAGCACGATGATGGTGAGTTCGAGCAGCGTCGCGAACAGCAGCGATTCCTGGCGGTGTACCGCCGTAGTGGCGACGGCGGAGAGTGTATCGGTCATGCAATGCCTCCGCTCACGGCGATGATCTGGCCGGTGATGTAGCCGGCATCCTCGGAACTCAGGAACTGTATCAGCGCCGCGACCTCATCGGGGGTGCCGGCGCGCTGCATGGGCACGAGCTGCGCGATGCGTTCGGCATCGAAGGCGGGTGCGCTCATCGGCGTGTCGATGATGCCCGGCGCCACCGCGTTCACGGTGATGCCTCGGCTCGCCAGCTCCTGCGCCAGCGCCTTCGTCGCCGAATTGAGCGCCCCCTTGGCCGCAGCGTAATTGACCTGACCACGATTGCCGATCAGCGCGCTCACCGACGAACAGTTGATGATGCGGCCCCAGCGCGTGCGGATCATCGGCAGCAGCAGCGCCTGGGTGACGTGATAGAAACCGTCCAGCGACACGTCGATCACCGAGTGCCATTGCTCGTCGCTCATGCCGGCGAGCACGGCATCGGCGTGGATGCCTGCGTTGTTGACGATGATCTGCACGGGGCCCGCTTCGAGTATCGCATCGAGCGCGCTCCTGACGGCAGTCGCATCCGTCACGTCGAAGCACAGCGGCGCCGCACTGCCGCCGCCGGCGACGATCTCCTGCACGATTGCCGCTGCAGATTCCGGTCGGGTGTTGGCGTGCACGTAGACGTGATGGCCGGCAGCGGCCAGACGTCGGCAGATCGCCGCGCCGATACCGCCGCTGCCACCGGTGACCAGTGCGCGCCGGGTCGCTGGAGATTGCATGAGGATCAGGTAACCGGATTGGCGAACTGCGCGGCGTCGAGCACGACGGCGGCGCGCCCCGACATCAGCGCCCGCTCGCTGCTGCGCAAATCGAACTCGTACAGAATGGTAACAGCATCCCCGCTGACCCGGCGAGCGCAGACGAGGACATCGCCGGGCAGATCGTCCAGACGGTCCACCAGCAGGCGCACGCCGCGCACCGAGGCCAGATATCCCGGCGGCGTCGCGGCAGCGGAGAGCAGTGCGCCGTGGATCGCCATGGATTGCGCTGCGTATTCGATGCCGCTCACCGCCGGCAGGCGGTCGCGCGAGCGCAGTGGATTGGACGGGTCGCGATGCG from Betaproteobacteria bacterium includes:
- the fabG gene encoding 3-oxoacyl-ACP reductase FabG yields the protein MQSPATRRALVTGGSGGIGAAICRRLAAAGHHVYVHANTRPESAAAIVQEIVAGGGSAAPLCFDVTDATAVRSALDAILEAGPVQIIVNNAGIHADAVLAGMSDEQWHSVIDVSLDGFYHVTQALLLPMIRTRWGRIINCSSVSALIGNRGQVNYAAAKGALNSATKALAQELASRGITVNAVAPGIIDTPMSAPAFDAERIAQLVPMQRAGTPDEVAALIQFLSSEDAGYITGQIIAVSGGIA
- a CDS encoding DEAD/DEAH box helicase family protein, encoding MAVLQAENERLIALLEANGIEWRPTPEPKTSPPQPESSRFSTEAKVALFRRRFQGRTDVYPVRWESRTTGKSGYAPACANEWRAGVCEKPRIKCGDCPNRSLIPLSDAAIYAHLVGDQTIGVYPLLEDDSCYFLAIDFDKAEWREDVRAFAGSCADLGVPVAVETSRSGNGAHAWIFFANRASARDARRLGTAIISQTCARTRQLELSSYDRLFPNQDTMPKGGFGNLIALPLQKKPRESGFTVFVDSDLRPHLDQWEFLASIQPLSPHDIEPTIVRATGGVHPLDVTFVDDEDLATPWKRTSSPPAKIPGAMPKSLTVTLANLVYFEKAELPQPLANRLIRLAAFQNPEFYRAQAMRLSVWDKPRVIGCAENYPRHIALPRGCLDAAQDLLRETSIRCDLRDERNAGEPIDARFVGTLRADQEAAAAAMLHYDVGVLCAPTAFGKTVTAAAMIARRGVNTLVLVHRTELLKQWQERLQTFLGVCGDVVGTIGGGKAKPTGKIDIAVMQSLSRKGEVNTLVENYGHVIVDECHHVGAVSFDAILKRCKARYVLGLTATPIRRDGQQPIIFMQCGPIRHTAARPLDVLHDLEVLPRSCFARIDLSPQSGIQEVFRHLANDRARTAAIAAEIRNAFDQGRKVLVLTERTEHLDAIQVALGAEAPPRFVLHGRMSRKQRATLIAELDALPPDAPRILLATGKLIGEGFDHPPLDTLVLAMPISWKGTLQQYAGRLHREHADKASVRIIDFVDAGHPALLRMWDKRQRGYRTMGYRIAEAQTVMQVMPRSIHPNAP
- a CDS encoding cation:proton antiporter, which gives rise to MTDTLSAVATTAVHRQESLLFATLLELTIIVLAGRVGGILARRVGQAAAVGEIVMGILLGPSLFGLLAPQSFAFVFRSASPEPLQILSSLGLVLLMFQIGLEFDFEHLAERLNRKAVLSVSLSCLVAPFALGLALGYAAAPVLSPQADRFNSALFVATAFSITALPILGRIMLEFDLTRTPLGVIAISAAAINDVIGWLLLALVTALAASQWDGTLFAARVGAVALFVCASTWLVRPLLKRAVRAMPPRHGRLPPNLLGLMLAVIFTAAMATYGVGIFAIFGAFMMGVLLFDETEFVHAWRERIGDFVNVFFLPIFFTYTGLLTSIGSLDSLASWGWCAATVLLATVGKLGAAYLAARFSGFNHAESSILGFMMNTRALMELVVINVGYQLGVISQPMFTILVIMAIFSTVLTTPALRHFLPRSRPATVSAAAAGEAA
- a CDS encoding 3-hydroxylacyl-ACP dehydratase; amino-acid sequence: MRRNRAWIASHIPHQGEMCLIDEVVEWDAHSIVCRTLTHRDPSNPLRSRDRLPAVSGIEYAAQSMAIHGALLSAAATPPGYLASVRGVRLLVDRLDDLPGDVLVCARRVSGDAVTILYEFDLRSSERALMSGRAAVVLDAAQFANPVT